One window of Fusobacterium polymorphum genomic DNA carries:
- a CDS encoding MetQ/NlpA family ABC transporter substrate-binding protein: MKFTKLFGTVGAFLLLSAGALAGTLKVGATPVPHAEILELIKPDLKKQGVDLKIVEFTDYVTPNLALSDKEIDANFFQHKPYLDKFVEERKLNLVSLGNVHVEPLGLYSKKIKSINDLKKGDTIAIPNDPSNGGRALILLHNKGVITLKDPKNLFATEFDIVKNPKKLKFKPTEVAQLPRILPDVTAAIINGNYALQANLSPAKDSLILEGKESPYANILVVRKGDEKKEDIQKLLKALRSEKVKKYINEKYSDGSVVPAF, from the coding sequence ATGAAATTTACAAAATTATTTGGAACAGTAGGAGCATTTTTATTACTATCAGCAGGAGCATTAGCTGGAACTTTAAAAGTCGGAGCAACACCAGTTCCTCATGCTGAAATCTTAGAATTAATTAAACCAGATTTAAAGAAACAAGGAGTAGATTTAAAAATAGTTGAATTTACAGATTATGTGACACCTAACTTGGCATTATCTGATAAAGAAATTGATGCTAATTTCTTTCAACATAAACCTTATCTTGATAAGTTTGTAGAAGAAAGGAAATTAAATCTTGTTTCATTAGGAAATGTTCATGTTGAACCACTTGGATTATATTCAAAGAAAATTAAATCAATAAATGATTTGAAAAAAGGGGATACTATTGCAATTCCCAATGATCCTTCAAATGGAGGAAGAGCATTAATCTTATTACATAATAAAGGAGTTATAACTTTAAAAGATCCTAAAAACTTATTTGCAACAGAATTTGATATAGTTAAAAACCCTAAAAAGTTAAAATTTAAACCAACAGAAGTTGCACAATTACCAAGAATTTTGCCTGATGTAACAGCTGCTATTATCAATGGAAACTATGCTTTACAAGCTAATTTATCACCAGCTAAAGATTCATTAATATTAGAAGGTAAAGAATCTCCTTATGCAAATATACTTGTTGTTCGTAAAGGTGATGAAAAGAAAGAAGATATCCAAAAATTATTAAAAGCTTTACGTAGTGAAAAAGTTAAAAAATATATAAATGAAAAATATAGTGATGGTTCTGTTGTTCCAGCATTCTAA
- a CDS encoding GNAT family N-acetyltransferase, translated as MEKIILVKPNLSYADEILKYKKEFLEDEPIINGSAGLDRFSTIEEWLEELKKRSSKDTVPEGLVPSSTYLGIREKDNYIIGMIDIRHCLNDFLLQAGGHIGCGVRKFERKKGYAKQMIKLALEKCKKLKIEKVLITCNEDNIASEKSIISCGGILEDIRTVDGKNYKRFWIKL; from the coding sequence ATGGAAAAAATTATTTTAGTAAAACCTAATTTATCTTATGCTGATGAAATTCTAAAATATAAAAAAGAATTTTTAGAAGATGAACCTATTATAAATGGTTCAGCTGGATTAGATAGATTTTCTACTATTGAAGAATGGCTAGAAGAATTAAAAAAGAGAAGCAGTAAAGATACAGTTCCAGAAGGACTTGTCCCTTCATCCACTTATTTAGGTATAAGAGAAAAGGATAATTATATTATTGGAATGATAGACATTAGACACTGTTTAAATGATTTTTTATTACAAGCGGGTGGACATATCGGTTGTGGTGTTAGAAAATTTGAAAGGAAAAAAGGTTATGCTAAACAGATGATAAAACTTGCCTTAGAGAAATGCAAGAAATTAAAAATAGAGAAAGTATTAATCACTTGTAATGAAGATAATATAGCTAGTGAGAAAAGCATTATATCTTGTGGTGGAATACTTGAAGATATTAGAACTGTTGATGGGAAGAATTATAAAAGATTTTGGATAAAATTATAA
- a CDS encoding FMN-binding protein produces the protein MKFKDFGIREWLVIAFIVIGLAAFAFEDIFKPKIYYAKGTGIGYNDDITLKVSAYKKKDKTIRVTNIEVEHADTHEIGGVCCTKLVDDIKARQKFEDFDFVAGATFTSEGFKEALTMAIDDIKNQE, from the coding sequence ATGAAATTTAAAGATTTTGGAATTAGAGAATGGCTAGTTATTGCTTTTATTGTTATAGGTCTAGCAGCTTTTGCTTTTGAGGATATCTTTAAGCCAAAAATATATTATGCTAAAGGAACTGGAATAGGCTATAATGATGATATTACTTTAAAAGTTAGTGCCTATAAGAAAAAGGATAAAACAATTAGAGTAACTAATATTGAAGTTGAGCATGCAGACACACATGAAATTGGTGGTGTTTGCTGTACAAAATTAGTTGATGATATAAAAGCAAGACAAAAATTTGAAGACTTTGATTTTGTTGCAGGAGCAACTTTTACTTCAGAAGGCTTTAAAGAAGCATTAACTATGGCTATTGATGATATAAAAAATCAAGAGTAA
- a CDS encoding FMN-binding protein, which produces MKNLKSLMAISFAVLSLGSFAADKVYEAKAEAKGYNEEGVPIVLTVKAIKKDGKVVVTDIVAKHQETDKIGGAAIEKLIEEVKKNQNYNKLDSVAGATSTSAGFRRAIRNAVKDIEKQN; this is translated from the coding sequence ATGAAAAATTTAAAAAGTTTAATGGCAATTTCTTTTGCAGTTTTAAGTCTAGGAAGCTTCGCAGCTGATAAAGTATATGAGGCTAAAGCAGAAGCTAAGGGGTATAATGAAGAAGGAGTACCTATAGTTTTAACTGTAAAAGCAATTAAAAAAGATGGTAAGGTAGTTGTTACTGATATTGTTGCAAAACATCAAGAAACTGATAAAATTGGTGGTGCTGCAATTGAAAAATTGATAGAAGAAGTTAAAAAGAATCAAAACTATAATAAATTAGATAGTGTTGCAGGAGCTACTTCTACTTCAGCAGGTTTCAGAAGAGCTATTAGAAATGCTGTTAAAGATATTGAAAAACAAAATTAA
- a CDS encoding phosphoglycerate kinase, whose protein sequence is MKKIITDLDLNNKKVLMRVDFNVPMKDGKITDENRIIQALPTIKYALEHNAKLILFSHLGKVKTEEDKATKSLKAVAEKLSELLGKEVTFISETRGEKLESAINNLKSGEVLMFENTRFEDLDGKKESKNDAELGKYWAGLGDVFVNDAFGTAHRAHASNVGIAENIGNGNSAVGFLVEKELKFIGEAVNNPKRPLIAILGGAKVSDKIGVIENLLTKADKILIGGAMMFTFLKAEGKNVGTSLVEDDKLDLAKDLLAKSNGKIVLPIDTVVASEFKNDAEYSTVDVDNIPNDKMGLDIGEKTVTLFDSYIKTAKTVVWNGPMGVFEMSNFAKGTIGVCESIANLTDAVTIIGGGDSAAAAISLGYADKFTHISTGGGASLEFLEGKILPGVEAISNK, encoded by the coding sequence ATGAAAAAAATTATAACTGATTTAGATTTAAATAATAAAAAAGTTCTTATGAGAGTAGATTTTAATGTTCCTATGAAAGATGGTAAAATAACTGATGAAAACAGAATTATTCAAGCATTACCTACAATAAAATATGCCTTAGAACATAATGCTAAACTTATTTTATTTTCTCACTTAGGAAAAGTTAAAACAGAAGAAGATAAAGCTACAAAGAGTTTAAAAGCTGTTGCTGAAAAATTATCAGAACTTTTAGGAAAAGAAGTTACTTTTATTTCTGAAACAAGAGGAGAAAAATTAGAATCTGCTATTAACAATTTAAAATCTGGTGAAGTATTGATGTTTGAAAACACAAGATTTGAAGATTTAGATGGTAAAAAAGAATCTAAAAATGATGCTGAATTAGGCAAATATTGGGCAGGATTAGGAGATGTTTTTGTAAATGATGCTTTTGGAACTGCTCATAGAGCTCATGCTTCTAATGTCGGAATTGCAGAAAATATTGGAAATGGAAATTCGGCTGTTGGTTTCCTAGTTGAAAAAGAATTAAAATTTATAGGTGAAGCAGTAAATAATCCAAAAAGACCATTAATTGCTATATTAGGAGGAGCAAAAGTTTCTGATAAAATAGGAGTTATAGAAAACTTATTAACTAAGGCTGATAAAATTTTAATTGGTGGAGCTATGATGTTTACTTTCTTAAAAGCAGAAGGAAAAAATGTTGGAACTTCATTAGTTGAAGATGATAAATTAGACTTAGCTAAAGACTTATTAGCTAAATCAAATGGAAAAATAGTTTTACCTATTGATACAGTGGTCGCAAGTGAATTTAAAAATGATGCTGAATATTCTACTGTTGATGTGGATAATATTCCAAATGACAAAATGGGACTTGACATTGGTGAAAAAACTGTTACACTATTTGATAGTTATATAAAAACTGCTAAGACTGTTGTATGGAATGGACCTATGGGAGTATTTGAAATGTCTAACTTTGCAAAAGGAACAATAGGAGTATGTGAATCAATTGCAAATTTAACTGATGCAGTAACAATAATAGGTGGTGGAGATTCTGCTGCTGCTGCAATTAGTTTAGGATATGCTGATAAGTTTACTCATATTTCTACTGGTGGAGGAGCATCTCTAGAATTTTTAGAAGGAAAAATTTTACCAGGAGTTGAAGCTATATCAAATAAATAA
- the gap gene encoding type I glyceraldehyde-3-phosphate dehydrogenase, whose protein sequence is MAVKVAINGFGRIGRLALRVMSKNKDFDVVAINDLTDAKTLAHLFKYDSAQGRFDGTIEVTDDGFVVNGDSIKVFAKANPEELPWGDLGVDVVLECTGFFTSKEKAEAHIKAGAKKVVISAPATGDLKTVVYNVNDNVLDGSETVISGASCTTNCLAPMAKVLNDKFGIVEGLMTTIHAYTNDQNTLDAPHKKGDLRRARAAAENIVPNTTGAAKAIGLVIPELKGKLDGAAQRVPVITGSITELVTVLEKETSVEEINAAMKAASNESFGYTEEELVSSDIIGISFGSLFDATQTKVLSVGGKQLVKTVAWYDNEMSYTSQLIRTLKKFVEISK, encoded by the coding sequence ATGGCAGTAAAAGTTGCAATTAACGGATTTGGAAGAATAGGAAGATTAGCATTAAGAGTTATGAGTAAAAATAAGGATTTTGATGTTGTTGCTATCAATGACTTAACTGATGCAAAAACATTAGCACATCTTTTTAAATATGATTCAGCACAAGGAAGATTTGATGGAACTATTGAAGTTACAGATGATGGTTTTGTAGTAAATGGAGATAGCATAAAAGTATTTGCTAAAGCTAATCCAGAAGAATTACCTTGGGGAGATTTAGGAGTAGATGTAGTACTTGAATGTACAGGTTTCTTTACAAGTAAAGAAAAAGCAGAAGCTCATATTAAGGCAGGAGCTAAAAAAGTTGTAATTTCTGCACCAGCTACTGGAGATTTAAAAACAGTTGTTTATAATGTAAATGATAATGTGTTAGATGGAAGTGAAACTGTAATATCAGGAGCTTCTTGTACAACTAACTGTCTTGCTCCAATGGCAAAAGTTTTAAATGATAAATTTGGAATTGTTGAAGGATTAATGACAACTATCCATGCTTATACAAATGACCAAAATACATTAGATGCTCCTCATAAAAAAGGAGATTTAAGAAGAGCAAGAGCTGCTGCTGAAAATATAGTTCCTAATACAACAGGAGCTGCAAAAGCTATTGGACTTGTTATTCCTGAATTAAAAGGAAAATTAGATGGAGCTGCACAAAGAGTACCTGTTATAACTGGATCAATCACTGAACTTGTAACAGTTTTAGAAAAAGAAACTTCAGTTGAAGAAATTAATGCTGCTATGAAAGCTGCAAGTAATGAATCATTTGGATATACTGAAGAAGAATTAGTATCAAGTGATATCATTGGAATTAGTTTTGGATCATTATTTGATGCAACTCAAACTAAAGTTCTATCAGTTGGAGGAAAACAATTAGTTAAAACTGTTGCTTGGTATGACAATGAAATGTCTTATACTTCTCAACTTATTAGAACATTAAAGAAATTTGTTGAAATTTCAAAATAA
- a CDS encoding RluA family pseudouridine synthase, translating into MKKYIVEHEYDGYEIGTYLKETKGYSSRGLRNLEIYLNGKRIKNNAKKIKKLNRIVIIEKEKSTGIKAMDIPIDIAYEDENLLIVNKEPYIIVHPTQKKVDKTLANAVVNYFEKTLGKTLVPRFYNRLDMNTSGLIIIAKNSYTQAFLQDKTEVKKTYKVIVSGIIEEDDFFIEKPIGKIGDDLRRIELSEENGGKSAKTHIKVLERNYEKNITFLEARLYTGRTHQIRAHLSLIGHSLVGDELYGGNMELAKRQMLHAYKLEFQNPKTLENLKIEIDIPIDMKEVLK; encoded by the coding sequence ATGAAAAAATATATAGTAGAACATGAATATGATGGCTATGAAATTGGAACTTATTTAAAAGAAACAAAGGGTTATTCAAGCAGAGGTTTGAGAAATTTAGAAATCTATTTGAATGGAAAAAGAATAAAAAATAATGCAAAGAAAATAAAAAAATTAAATAGAATAGTGATAATTGAAAAAGAAAAAAGTACAGGAATAAAAGCTATGGATATTCCTATTGATATAGCTTATGAAGATGAAAATTTACTTATAGTTAATAAAGAACCATATATCATTGTTCATCCTACACAAAAAAAAGTGGATAAAACTTTAGCAAATGCTGTTGTGAATTATTTTGAAAAAACTTTAGGGAAAACATTGGTTCCTAGATTTTATAATCGTTTAGATATGAACACATCAGGACTTATAATAATTGCAAAGAATTCCTATACCCAAGCTTTCCTTCAAGATAAAACAGAGGTAAAAAAAACATATAAGGTTATTGTAAGTGGAATAATAGAAGAAGATGATTTTTTTATTGAAAAACCTATTGGAAAAATAGGAGATGATTTGAGAAGAATAGAACTTTCTGAAGAAAATGGAGGAAAATCAGCAAAAACTCATATAAAAGTTTTAGAGAGAAATTATGAAAAAAATATTACTTTTCTTGAGGCAAGGCTATATACTGGTAGAACTCATCAGATAAGAGCTCATTTATCACTCATAGGACATTCTTTAGTTGGAGATGAACTTTATGGTGGAAATATGGAATTAGCAAAAAGACAAATGCTTCATGCTTATAAGTTAGAATTTCAAAATCCAAAAACTTTGGAAAATTTAAAAATTGAAATTGATATTCCTATTGATATGAAAGAAGTTTTAAAATAA
- a CDS encoding formylglycine-generating enzyme family protein, translating into MDKNITNFFKEGKAILYIKTNNTKNIEDLLIEKLKFFENKKLYIYENNRTINYYTNNIEIQMHSLASTLYHLYPEGIRKIPIFLIIKGNSQEILNEETLKFFKEVVELKNDNIKYCFSIIIINKDSLPEQLKNLVNFTEIKISNEENEYNIKKAILNLASFEEIKLTPESVNKLLDTLKNNIRKEIQTNKKNELNQLNIIEETSKFDDMIFVKGGKYRPYFDKKEKVIFNIEVSKTLITQSKWEDIMRYNPSYFKGEKRPVERVTWWDALEFCNKLSEKYKLEPVYDLSNRENEILLINELGGEKKFPDKADFGKTEGFRLPTEAEWEWFAKGGEKALNSQIFYYKYSGSNNIDEIAWYENNSKNQTHDTCLKKPNQLGLYDCCGNVWEWCYDTQKNFQIYEEKQYTYDSNKKLRRIRGGAWSYPEFGCMVSNYNELVIKATNHSAIDFSYDIGFRVVRTV; encoded by the coding sequence ATGGATAAAAATATTACAAATTTCTTTAAAGAAGGAAAGGCTATATTATATATTAAAACTAATAATACAAAAAATATTGAAGATCTTTTAATAGAGAAACTTAAGTTTTTTGAAAATAAAAAATTGTATATTTATGAAAATAATAGAACAATAAATTATTATACAAATAATATAGAAATTCAAATGCATTCTTTAGCTTCCACTTTATATCATTTATATCCTGAAGGAATTCGAAAAATACCTATTTTTTTAATAATAAAAGGAAATTCTCAAGAGATTCTAAATGAAGAAACTTTAAAGTTTTTTAAAGAAGTAGTGGAGTTAAAAAATGATAATATAAAATATTGTTTTTCTATAATTATCATAAATAAAGACTCTCTTCCAGAACAATTAAAAAATTTGGTTAATTTTACTGAGATAAAAATTTCAAATGAGGAAAATGAATATAATATAAAAAAAGCAATCTTAAACTTAGCAAGTTTTGAGGAAATAAAATTAACTCCTGAAAGTGTTAATAAACTTCTTGATACTTTAAAAAATAACATAAGAAAAGAAATCCAAACTAATAAGAAAAATGAGCTAAATCAGTTGAATATCATAGAAGAAACCAGTAAATTTGATGATATGATTTTTGTTAAAGGTGGAAAATATAGACCATATTTTGATAAAAAAGAAAAAGTAATATTTAATATAGAGGTAAGCAAAACTCTTATAACACAAAGTAAGTGGGAAGATATTATGAGATATAATCCCTCTTATTTTAAAGGTGAAAAAAGACCAGTTGAAAGAGTAACTTGGTGGGATGCACTAGAATTTTGTAATAAACTAAGTGAAAAATATAAGTTAGAGCCAGTATATGATTTAAGTAATAGAGAGAATGAAATATTACTAATAAATGAATTAGGTGGAGAAAAAAAGTTTCCTGATAAAGCTGATTTTGGAAAAACAGAAGGTTTTAGATTACCTACAGAGGCTGAATGGGAATGGTTTGCGAAAGGTGGAGAAAAAGCACTAAATAGTCAAATTTTTTATTATAAATATTCAGGAAGCAATAATATAGATGAGATTGCTTGGTATGAAAATAATTCAAAAAATCAAACTCATGATACTTGTTTAAAAAAGCCAAATCAGTTAGGTTTATATGATTGTTGTGGTAATGTGTGGGAATGGTGTTATGATACACAAAAAAATTTCCAAATATATGAAGAAAAACAATACACTTATGATAGTAATAAAAAATTAAGAAGAATTAGAGGAGGAGCTTGGTCTTATCCAGAGTTTGGATGTATGGTTAGCAACTACAATGAATTAGTAATTAAGGCAACTAATCATAGTGCTATTGATTTTAGTTATGATATAGGTTTTCGTGTTGTTAGAACAGTTTAA
- a CDS encoding formylglycine-generating enzyme family protein, whose amino-acid sequence MQEKIKKFFNENNFLLWIKTNNYLETEKKLIKNFQFLENKKLYIYQNKITINQETGNKELNMNNLYNTLDELYPQGIRKKITILLVKESFEEILEKQNIDYIKEIIEIKKNNPNYNFKLIVISDNSVPEKLSNLVYFIDEKILTEENNVKEFILDFLKNEEAQLNTESINKIINILKDDIKKEGKEYNENKIIKNQFENMVVVEEGKYIPSFIDNEIKVSNIEVSKYLVTQDLWEEIMGYNPSYFKGGQKPVENVTWWDALKFCNKLSKNYGLEPVYDLNQDNILMINQLGKNKVEPDKADFGKTEGFRLPTEIEWEWFARGGQKALDNGTFDYKYSGSNNIDEVAWYKKNSFEKTHDVGLKNKNQLGIYDCCGNVCEWCFDIAPETINQDFDFNDIYNKTSFIYSANNFYRRLRGGSFFDDFDFIEVEGYSSLECFKYDATIGFRIVRTI is encoded by the coding sequence ATGCAAGAAAAAATTAAAAAATTTTTTAATGAAAATAATTTTTTATTATGGATAAAAACAAATAATTATTTAGAAACCGAAAAAAAATTAATAAAAAATTTTCAATTTTTAGAGAATAAAAAATTATATATCTATCAAAATAAGATAACAATAAATCAAGAAACTGGAAATAAAGAATTAAATATGAATAATTTGTATAATACTTTAGATGAATTATATCCACAAGGAATCAGAAAAAAAATAACTATTTTGTTAGTTAAAGAAAGTTTTGAAGAAATCTTAGAAAAACAAAATATTGACTATATTAAAGAAATAATTGAAATAAAAAAAAATAATCCAAACTACAACTTTAAATTAATTGTAATAAGTGATAATTCTGTCCCAGAAAAACTAAGTAATTTAGTATATTTTATAGATGAAAAAATATTAACTGAAGAAAATAATGTAAAGGAATTCATCTTAGATTTCTTAAAAAATGAAGAAGCTCAATTAAATACAGAAAGTATAAATAAGATAATTAATATTTTAAAAGATGATATAAAAAAAGAAGGTAAAGAATATAATGAAAATAAAATAATAAAAAATCAGTTTGAAAATATGGTTGTAGTTGAAGAGGGAAAATACATTCCTTCATTTATTGATAATGAAATTAAAGTCTCTAATATAGAAGTTAGTAAATATCTTGTAACACAAGATTTATGGGAGGAAATAATGGGATATAATCCATCATATTTTAAAGGTGGACAAAAACCAGTGGAAAATGTAACTTGGTGGGATGCGCTTAAATTTTGTAATAAATTAAGTAAAAATTATGGTTTAGAACCTGTCTATGATTTAAATCAAGATAATATATTAATGATTAATCAATTAGGAAAAAACAAAGTTGAGCCTGATAAAGCTGATTTTGGAAAAACAGAAGGTTTTAGATTACCTACAGAAATTGAATGGGAATGGTTTGCAAGAGGTGGACAAAAAGCACTAGATAATGGTACTTTTGATTACAAATATTCAGGAAGTAATAATATAGATGAAGTTGCTTGGTATAAAAAAAATTCATTTGAAAAGACCCATGATGTAGGGCTAAAAAATAAAAACCAATTAGGAATATATGATTGTTGTGGTAATGTATGTGAATGGTGTTTTGATATAGCACCCGAAACCATAAATCAAGATTTTGACTTTAATGATATCTATAACAAAACATCATTTATATATAGTGCAAATAATTTTTATAGAAGATTGAGAGGTGGTTCTTTTTTTGATGACTTTGATTTTATTGAAGTTGAAGGATACTCTAGTTTAGAATGTTTTAAATATGATGCCACTATTGGATTTCGTATTGTAAGAACTATTTAA
- a CDS encoding formylglycine-generating enzyme family protein, producing the protein MIENVLKFLNDNKVVLWLRTSNSENIENELKKNFEIFKNQKVYIYERGRTLNQNNKIEELEMNTLFNTFDKLYLEGIRKTPILLIIKNSIEETLQKNNLEYIKEIIETKENNPKYNFKIIILTSEKLPLYLENLFEVFDETISNLSKFKKTFSFFKNKLIKSEDNKRKYENMSYIKGGKYIPSFCDKEKIVLNLEVSKYLITQDIWKKIMGYNPSYFKEDKRPVERVTWWDTLEFCNRLSEKYKLDPVYDLSDRENEILLINELDGEKKLPDKADFGRTEGFRLPTEIEWEWFARGGQKALDNGTFDYKYSGSNNIDEVAWYCFNSRPKKYKQEVKLLNPEQYNIDELYWFSSYDGEQTQEVGLKKPNQLGLYDCNGNVWEWCYDPEKYSLKEPRKILRGGSWKESEDYCDITNRYSYYSNKPYYIVGFRIVRTLINI; encoded by the coding sequence ATGATAGAAAATGTATTAAAATTTTTAAATGATAATAAAGTTGTATTATGGTTAAGAACAAGTAACTCTGAAAATATTGAAAATGAGCTAAAAAAAAATTTTGAAATTTTTAAAAATCAAAAAGTTTATATTTATGAAAGAGGGCGGACTCTAAACCAAAATAATAAAATTGAAGAATTAGAAATGAATACTTTATTTAATACTTTTGATAAATTATATTTAGAAGGTATTAGAAAAACACCAATATTACTAATTATTAAAAATTCAATTGAAGAAACTTTACAAAAAAATAATTTGGAATATATAAAAGAAATAATTGAAACTAAAGAAAATAACCCTAAATATAACTTCAAAATAATTATTTTAACATCTGAAAAACTTCCATTGTATTTAGAAAATCTTTTTGAAGTTTTTGATGAAACTATTTCAAATTTATCTAAATTTAAAAAGACTTTTAGTTTTTTTAAAAATAAATTAATAAAATCTGAAGATAATAAAAGAAAATATGAAAATATGTCTTATATAAAAGGCGGAAAATATATTCCTTCATTTTGTGATAAAGAAAAAATAGTATTAAACTTAGAAGTATCAAAATATTTAATAACACAAGATATATGGAAAAAAATAATGGGTTATAACCCATCATATTTTAAAGAAGATAAGAGACCTGTAGAAAGAGTGACTTGGTGGGATACACTAGAATTTTGTAATAGACTAAGTGAAAAATATAAGTTAGACCCAGTATATGATTTAAGTGATAGAGAGAATGAAATATTATTAATAAATGAATTAGATGGAGAAAAAAAACTTCCTGATAAAGCTGATTTTGGAAGAACAGAAGGTTTTAGATTACCTACAGAAATTGAATGGGAATGGTTTGCAAGAGGTGGACAAAAAGCACTAGATAATGGTACTTTTGATTACAAATATTCAGGAAGTAATAATATAGATGAAGTTGCTTGGTATTGTTTTAATTCTAGACCAAAAAAATATAAACAAGAAGTAAAATTATTAAATCCAGAACAATACAATATAGATGAACTATATTGGTTTTCTAGTTATGACGGAGAACAAACACAAGAAGTTGGGTTAAAAAAGCCAAATCAATTAGGTCTATATGATTGCAATGGAAATGTGTGGGAATGGTGTTATGACCCAGAAAAATATAGTTTAAAAGAACCTAGAAAAATATTAAGAGGTGGTTCTTGGAAAGAATCAGAAGACTATTGCGATATTACTAATCGTTATTCCTATTACTCAAATAAACCTTATTATATAGTTGGATTTCGTATCGTAAGAACATTAATTAATATTTAG
- the hemA gene encoding glutamyl-tRNA reductase, which produces MLDLENIIVIGTSHENLSLLERENFMRTRPKYIIENLYTEKKINAYINLSTCLRTEFYIELNSNIDINEIKNLFSVDMIVKSGIEAIKYLFKVSCGFYSVIKGEDQILAQVKGAYAEALENEHSSKFLNIIFNKAIELGKKFRTKSMIAHNALSLEAISLKFIKSKFHTIEDKNIFILGIGELAQDILTLLTKEQLKNIYITNRTYHKAEQIKKKFDIVNIVDYREKYKEMIEADVIISATSAPHIVVEYDRFVPMMKTDKEYLFIDLAVPRDVDKRLADFKNIKIYNLDDIWEVYNQNSINRDKLLEDYSYLVDEQIEKLIKSLNYYKEEKTNIFFQNTIQN; this is translated from the coding sequence ATGTTAGACTTAGAAAATATCATTGTTATAGGAACTTCTCATGAAAATTTATCTTTACTTGAAAGAGAAAATTTTATGAGAACAAGACCTAAGTATATTATTGAAAATTTATATACAGAAAAAAAAATAAATGCCTATATTAATTTATCAACTTGTCTTAGGACAGAATTTTATATTGAGTTAAATTCAAATATAGATATTAATGAAATTAAAAATCTATTTTCAGTAGATATGATTGTAAAAAGTGGAATAGAAGCTATTAAGTATTTATTTAAAGTAAGTTGTGGATTTTATTCAGTGATAAAAGGTGAAGACCAAATCTTAGCACAAGTTAAAGGAGCTTATGCTGAAGCACTTGAAAATGAACATAGTTCAAAATTTTTAAATATTATTTTTAATAAGGCAATAGAGTTAGGTAAGAAATTTAGAACAAAATCTATGATAGCTCATAATGCACTGTCATTAGAAGCAATATCTTTAAAATTTATAAAATCTAAATTTCATACTATAGAAGATAAAAATATTTTTATTTTAGGTATTGGGGAGCTTGCTCAGGATATTTTAACTTTATTAACAAAAGAACAATTAAAAAATATCTATATAACAAATAGAACTTACCACAAGGCAGAACAGATTAAAAAGAAATTTGATATTGTAAATATAGTTGACTATAGAGAAAAATATAAAGAAATGATAGAAGCTGATGTAATCATATCTGCAACTTCAGCTCCACATATAGTTGTTGAATATGATAGATTTGTGCCTATGATGAAAACTGATAAAGAGTACCTTTTCATTGATTTAGCAGTTCCAAGAGATGTTGATAAAAGACTTGCTGATTTTAAAAATATAAAAATATATAATTTAGATGATATTTGGGAAGTATATAACCAAAATTCTATAAATAGGGATAAGCTTTTAGAAGATTATTCATATTTAGTTGATGAACAAATAGAAAAATTGATAAAGTCATTAAATTACTATAAAGAAGAAAAAACAAATATATTTTTTCAAAACACAATACAAAACTAA